In Macaca nemestrina isolate mMacNem1 chromosome 9, mMacNem.hap1, whole genome shotgun sequence, a single genomic region encodes these proteins:
- the LOC105466011 gene encoding zinc finger SWIM domain-containing protein 8 isoform X1: MELMFAEWEDGERFSFEDSDRFEEDSLCSFISEAESLCQNWRGWRKQSAGPNSPTGGGGGGGSGGTRMRDGLVIPLVELSAKQVAFHIPFEVVEKVYPPVPEQLQLRIAFWSFPENEEDIRLYSCLANGSADEFQRGDQLFRMRAVKDPLQIGFHLSATVVPPQMVPPKGAYNVAVMFDRCRVTSCSCTCGAGAKWCTHVVALCLFRIHNASAVCLRAPVSESLSRLQRDQLQKFAQYLISELPQQILPTAQRLLDELLSSQSTAINTVCGAPDPTAGPSASDQSTWYLDESTLTDNIKKTLHKFCGPSPVVFSDVNSMYLSSTEPPAAAEWACLLRPLRGREPEGVWNLLSIVREMFKRRDSNAAPLLEILTDQCLTYEQITGWWYSVRTSASHSSASGHTGRSNGQSEVAAHACASMCDEMVTLWRLAVLDPALSPQRRRELCTQLRQWQLKVIENVKRGQHKKTLERLFPGFRPAVEACYFNWEEAYPLPGVTYSGTDRKLALCWARALPSRPGASRSGGLEESRDRPRPLPAEPAVRPKEPGTKRKGLGEGVPSSQRGPRRLSAEGGDKALHKMGPGGGKAKALGGAGSGSKGSAGGGSKRRLSSEDSSLEPDLAEMSLDDSSLALGAEASTFGGFPESPPPCPLHGGSRGPSAFLPEPPDTYEEDGGVYFSEGPEPPTASAGPPGLLPGDVCTRDDVPSTDESGSGLPKTKEAAPAVGEEDDDYQAYYLNAQDGAGGEEEKAEGGAGEEHDLFAGLKPLEQESRMEVLFACAEALHAHGYSNEASRLTVELAQDLLANPPDLKVEPPPAKGKKNKVSTSRQTWVATNTLSKAAFLLTVLSERPEHHNLAFRVGMFALELQRPPASTKALEVKLAYQESEVAALLKKIPLGPSEMSTMRCRAEELREGTLCDYRPVLPLMLASFIFDVLCAPGSRPPSRNWNSETPGDEELGFEAAVAALGMKTTVSEAEHPLLCEGTRREKGDLALALMITYKDDQAKLKKILDKLLDRESQTHKPQTLSSFYSSSRPTTASQRSPSKHGGPSAPGALQPLTSGSAGPAQPGSVAGAGPGPTEGFTEKNVPESSPHSPCEGLPSEAALTPRPEGKVPSRLALGSRGGYNGRGWGSPGRPKKKHTGMASIDSSAPETTSDSSPTLSRRPLRGGWAPTSWGRGQDSDSISSSSSDSLGSSSSSGSRRASASGGARAKTVEVGRYKGRRPESHAPHVPNQPSEAAAHFYFELAKTVLIKAGGNSSTSIFTHPSSSGGHQGPHRNLHLCAFEIGLYALGLHNFVSPNWLSRTYSSHVSWITGQAMEIGSAALTILVECWDGHLTPPEVASLADRASRARDSNMVRAAAELALSCLPHAHALNPNEIQRALVQCKEQDNLMLEKACMAVEEAAKGGGVYPEVLFEVAHQWFWLYEQTAGGSSTAREGATSCSASGIRVAGEAGRGMPEGRGGPGTEPVTVAAAAVTAAATVVPVISVGSSLYPGPGLGHGHSPGLHPYTALQPHLPCSPQYLTHPAHPAHPMPHMPRPAVFPVPSSAYPQGVHPAFLGAQYPYSVTPPSLAATAVSFPVPSMAPITVHPYHTEPGLPLPTSVACELWGQGTVSSVHPASTFPAIQGASLPALTTQPSPLVSGGFPPPEEETHSQPVSPHSLHHLHAAYRVGMLALEMLGRRAHNDHPNNFSRSPPYTDDVKWLLGLAAKLGDRHGDAAAAESRSCPQPPACPGLPPTGAALPAGIHAVHPPPLDSPDSCGLRRLCECDPERPQRLLPDAHGHDAVQRHPTEPQAQQTDQGAVAAGLTRDGHLLPLSLSPVGSYTGTQACGYGGPSHRGSEAWLDRSSSLSSLVAQTDSCSWAVAWGQDVSDPRSLGLGETALSGRGRWVASGIYLAFINI; the protein is encoded by the exons ATGGAGCTGATGTTTGCGGAGTGGGAGGACGGAGAGCGCTTCTCATTCGAGGATTCGGACCGTTTTGAGGAGGATTCGCTCTGTTCCTTCATCTCCGAGGCCGAGAGCCTCTGCCAGAACTGGCGGGGATGGCGCAAACAGTCAGCGGGGCCCAATTCCCCCACTGGCGGCGGTGGCGGAGGTGGCAGTGGCGGTACCAGAATGCGAG ATGGACTGGTGATTCCATTGGTGGAGCTGTCAGCAAAGCAGGTGGCATTTCACATCCCATTTGAAGTGGTGGAGAAAGTTTACCCACCGGTGCCTGAGCAGCTACAGCTCCGAATTGCTTTTTGGAGCTTCCCTGAGAATGAAGAGGACATTCG GCTGTATTCATGCCTGGCCAATGGCAGTGCAGATGAGTTTCAGCGAGGGGATCAGCTCTTCCGCATGAGGGCTGTGAAGGACCCACTGCAGATAG GGTTCCACCTGAGTGCTACAGTGGTGCCACCTCAGATGGTCCCTCCCAAAGGGGCCTACAACGTGGCTGTGATGTTTGACCGCTGCCGGGTCACTTCCTGCAGCTGTACCTGTGGGGCTGGGGCCAAATGGTGCACCCACGTCGTGGCACTCTGTCTCTTCCGCATCCACAAC GCTTCTGCAGTCTGCCTGCGAGCCCCAGTCTCAGAGTCCCTGTCCCGGCTACAGAGGGACCAGCTGCAGAAGTTTGCTCAGTACCTCATCAGTGAGCTCCCTCAGCAG ATCCTCCCCACAGCTCAGCGTCTCCTGGACGAACTCCTGTCTTCCCAGTCAACAGCCATCAATACAGTGTGTGGAGCTCCGG ACCCCACAGCAGGGCCCTCAGCATCGGACCAGAGTACTTGGTATCTAGATGAATCGACACTCACTGACAACATCAAGAAGACACTGCACAAGTTCTGTGGCCCCTCCCCTGTGGTCTTCAG TGATGTGAACTCCATGTATCTGTCTTCCACGGAGCCGCCAGCCGCTGCTGAATGGGCATGTCTGCTGCGCCCTCTGAGAGGCCGTGAGCCGGAGGGCGTCTGGAACCTGCTAAGCATCGTGCGGGAGATGTTCAAGCGGAGGGACAGCAATGCTGCCCCCTTGTTGGAAATCCTCACTGACCAGTGCCTCACCTATGAGCAG ATAACAGGTTGGTGGTATAGCGTACGTACCTCAGCCTCACACAGCAGTGCCAGTGGGCACACGGGCCGTAGCAACGGGCAGTCAGAGGTGGCAGCCCATGCCTGTGCCAGCATGTGTGACGAGATGGTCACACTGTGGAGGCTGGCCGTGCTGGACCCTGCACTCAGCCCCCAGCG GCGCCGGGAACTGTGTACGCAGCTGCGGCAGTGGCAACTGAAGGTGATTGAGAACGTCAAGCGGGGCCAACACAAGAAGACGCTGGAGCGGCTCTTCCCTGGCTTCCGGCCAGCGGTGGAGGCCTGCTACTTCAACTGGGAAGAGGCCTACCCACTTCCCGGTGTCACCTACAGCGGCACTGACAGGAAGctggcactgtgctgggcccGGGCCCTGCCCTCTCGGCCAGGTGCCTCCCGCTCTGGGGGCCTGGAGGAATCCCGGGACCGGCCCCGACCCCTTCCTGCTGAGCCAGCTGTGCGGCCCAAGGAGCCTGGGACCAAGCGAAAGGGCTTGGGTGAGGGGGTCCCCTCATCACAGCGGGGTCCCCGCCGCCTCTCAGCTGAAGGGGGAGATAAAGCTCTGCATAAGATGGGTCCAGGTGGGGGCAAAGCCAAGGCACTGGGTGGGGCTGGCAGTGGGAGCAAGGGCTCAGCAGGTGGCGGGAGCAAGCGACGGCTGAGCAGTGAAGACAGCTCCCTGGAGCCTGACCTGGCCGAGAtgagcctggatgacagcagCCTGGCCCTGGGCGCAGAGGCCAGCACCTTCGGGGGATTCCCTGAGAGCCCTCCACCCTGTCCTCTCCACGGTGGCTCCCGAGGCCCTTCCGCTTTCCTTCCTGAGCCCCCAGATACTTATGAAGAAGATGGTGGTGTGTACTTCTCAGAAGGGCCTGAGCCTCCCACAGCCTCTGCCGGTCCCCCTGGCCTACTGCCTGGGGATGTCTGTACCCGGGACGACGTCCCTTCTACAGATGAGAGTGGCAGTGGGCTTCCCAAAACCAAAGAGGCAGCCCCTGCAGTTGGAGAGGAGGATGACGACTACCAGGCGTACTATCTGAATGCCCAGGATGGGGCTGGGGGCGAGGAAGAGAAGGCCGAGGGCGGGGCTGGGGAGGAGCACGATCTGTTTGCTGGGCTGAAGCCGCTGGAACAGGAGAGCCGCATGGAG GTACTGTTTGCCTGTGCTGAGGCCCTGCATGCACATGGCTACAGCAATGAGGCCTCCCGTCTCACCGTGGAGCTTGCCCAGGATCTGCTAGCCAACCCACCCGACCTCAAGGTAGAGCCGCCCCCTGCCAAG gGCAAGAAGAACAAGGTATCCACGAGCCGTCAGACCTGGGTGGCTACCAACACCCTGAGCAAGGCAGCTTTCCTGTTGACAGTGCTAAGTGAGCGTCCAGAGCACCACAACCTGGCCTTCCGAGTTGGCATGTTTGCCTTGGAGCTGCAGAGGCCTCCAGCTTCTACCAAGGCCTTGGAG GTGAAGCTGGCAtaccaggagtctgaggtggctGCCTTGCTCAAGAAGATCCCTCTGGGTCCGAGCGAGATGAGTACCATGCGGTGCCGGGCAGAGGAGCTTCGGGAGGGGACGCTCTGTGACTATCGGCCTGTGTTGCCTCTCATGTTGGCCAGTTTCATCTTTGACGTTCTCTGTGCTCCAG GTTCCCGGCCCCCAAGTCGCAACTGGAACAGCGAGACACCTGGGGatgaggagctgggatttgaagcaGCAGTTGCTGCCTTGG GCATGAAGACAACAGTGAGCGAGGCAGAACATCCCCTCTTATGTGAAGGTACACGTCGGGAGAAGGGTGACCTGGCATTAGCACTAATGATCACTTACAAGGACGACCAGGCCAAGCTTAAGAAG ATCTTAGACAAACTCTTGGACCGAGAGAGCCAGACACATAAGCCACAGACGCTGAGTTCTTTCTACTCATCTAGCCGCCCAACCACAGCCAGCCAGAGGTCTCCTTCAAAGCACGGGGGCCCATCTGCCCCAGGGGCCCTGCAACCACTGACCTCAGGCTCTGCAGGGCCTGCTCAACCAGGGAGTGTGGCAGGGGCTGGGCCAGGCCCCACTGAGGGCTTCACAGAGAAGAATGTGCCTG AGAGTTCCCCACATTCCCCCTGTGAGGGTCTTCCATCTGAGGCAGCTTTGACCCCCAGGCCAGAAGGGAAGGTTCCTAGCCGGTTGGCACTTGGCAGTCGTGGAGGCTATAATGGACGGGGATGGGGGTCTCCAGGACGGCCTAAGAAGAAGCACACAG GCATGGCCAGCATTGACAGCAGTGCCCCTGAAACAACATCGGATAGCTCCCCGACCTTAAGCCGGAGACCACTTCGAGGGGGCTGGgcccccacctcctggggtcgAGGTCAGGACAGTGACAGCATTAGCAGCTCTTCTTCGGACTCCCTGGGCTCCTCATCCTCCAGTGGAAGTCGCCGGGCCAGTGCCAGTGGAGGAGCCCGGGCAAAGACTGTTGAAGTTGGCAG GTACAAGGGCCGCCGCCCCGAGAGTCATGCCCCCCATGTACCCAATCAGCCATCAGAGGCAGCTGCACACTTCTACTTCGAGCTGGCGAAGACAGTGCTGATCAAGGCAGGGGGCAACAGCAGCACTTCCATTTTCACACATCCATCTTCCTCAGGGGGCCACCAGGGTCCTCACCGCAACCTGCACCTTTGCGCCTTCGAGATTGGGCTTTATGCCCTTGGCCTGCACAACTTTGTTTCTCCCAACTGGCTCTCACGTACTTATTCTTCTCACGTTTCCTGGATTACAG GCCAGGCCATGGAGATAGGCAGCGCAGCCCTGACTATACTGGTAGAATGCTGGGATGGGCACCTGACACCCCCTGAGGTTGCATCCCTGGCTGACAGGGCATCACGGGCAAGAGACTCCAATATGGTGAGGGCAGCAGCAGAGCTGGCCCTGAGCTGCCTGCCTCATGCCCATGCATTGAACCCTAATGAGATCCAGCGGGCCCTGGTGCAGTGCAAGGAACAG GACAACCTGATGTTGGAGAAGGCCTGCATGGCAGTGGAAGAGGCAGCTAAGGGTGGGGGAGTGTACCCTGAAGTGTTGTTTGAGGTTGCTCACCAGTGGTTCTGGCTATATGAGCAAACTGCAGGTGGCTCATCCACAGCCCGTGAAGGGGCTACAAGCTGTAGTGCCAGTGGGATCAGGGTAGCTGGGGAGGCTGGGCGGGGTATGCCTGAGGGTAGAGGGGGCCCAGGGACTGAGCCGGTTACAGTGGCGGCGGCAGCAGTGACAGCAGCAGCCACAGTGGTGCCCGTCATCTCGGTGGGGTCTAGTTTGTACCCGGGTCCAGGACTGGGGCATGGCCACTCCCCTGGCCTGCACCCCTACACTGCTCTACAGCCCCACTTGCCCTGTAGCCCTCAGTACCTCACTCACCCAGCTCACCCTGCCCACCCCATGCCTCACATGCCCCGGCCTGCCGTCTTCCCTGTGCCCAGCTCTGCATACCCACAG GGTGTGCATCCTGCATTCCTGGGGGCTCAGTACCCTTATTCAGTGACTCCTCCCTCACTTGCTGCCACTGCTGTGTCTTTCCCCGTCCCTTCCATGGCACCCATCACAGTACATCCCTACCACACAGAGCCAGGGCTTCCACTGCCCACCAGTGTGGCCTGTGAGTTGTGGGGCCAGGGAACAG TGAGCAGTGTCCATCCAGCATCCACATTTCCAGCCATCCAGGGTGCCTCACTGCCTGCCCTGACCACACAGCCCAGCCCTCTGGTGAGCGGAGGTTTTCCACCACCCGAGGAGGAGACGCACAGTCAGCCAGTCAGTCCCCACAGCCTGCACCACCTGCATGCTGCCTACCGTGTCG GAATGCTGGCACTGGAGATGCTGGGTCGCCGGGCACACAACGATCACCCCAACAACTTCTCCCGCTCCCCCCCCTACACTGATGATGTCAAATGGTTGCTGGGGCTGGCAGCAAAGCTGG GAGATCGTCATGGAGACGCTGCAGCGGCTGAGTCCCGCTCATGCCCACAACCACCTGCGTGCCCCGGCCTTCCACCAACTGGTGCAGCGCTGCCAGCAGGCATACATGCAG TACATCCACCACCGCTTGATTCACCTGACTCCTGCGGACTACGACGACTTTGTGAATGCGATCCGGAGCGCCCGCAGCGCCTTCTGCCTGACGCCCATGGGCATGATGCAGTTCAACGACATCCTACAGAACCTCAAGCGCAGCAAACAGACCAAGGAGCTGTGGCAGCGGGTCTCACTCgagatggccaccttctccccCTGAGTCTTTCACCCGTAGGGTCCTATACAGGGACCCAGGCCTGTGGCTATGGGGGCCCCTCACACAGGGGGAGTGAAGCTTGGCTGGACAGATCATCCTCACTCAGTTCCCTGGTAGCCCAGACTGACAGCTGCTCTTGGGCTGTAGCCTGGGGCCAAGATGTCTCAGACCCTAGAAGCCTAGGGCTGGGGGAGACAGCCCTGTCTGGGAGGGGGCGTTGGGTGGCCTCTGGTATTTATTtggcatttataaatatataa
- the LOC105466011 gene encoding zinc finger SWIM domain-containing protein 8 isoform X8: protein MELMFAEWEDGERFSFEDSDRFEEDSLCSFISEAESLCQNWRGWRKQSAGPNSPTGGGGGGGSGGTRMRDGLVIPLVELSAKQVAFHIPFEVVEKVYPPVPEQLQLRIAFWSFPENEEDIRLYSCLANGSADEFQRGDQLFRMRAVKDPLQIGFHLSATVVPPQMVPPKGAYNVAVMFDRCRVTSCSCTCGAGAKWCTHVVALCLFRIHNASAVCLRAPVSESLSRLQRDQLQKFAQYLISELPQQILPTAQRLLDELLSSQSTAINTVCGAPDPTAGPSASDQSTWYLDESTLTDNIKKTLHKFCGPSPVVFSDVNSMYLSSTEPPAAAEWACLLRPLRGREPEGVWNLLSIVREMFKRRDSNAAPLLEILTDQCLTYEQITGWWYSVRTSASHSSASGHTGRSNGQSEVAAHACASMCDEMVTLWRLAVLDPALSPQRRRELCTQLRQWQLKVIENVKRGQHKKTLERLFPGFRPAVEACYFNWEEAYPLPGVTYSGTDRKLALCWARALPSRPGASRSGGLEESRDRPRPLPAEPAVRPKEPGTKRKGLGEGVPSSQRGPRRLSAEGGDKALHKMGPGGGKAKALGGAGSGSKGSAGGGSKRRLSSEDSSLEPDLAEMSLDDSSLALGAEASTFGGFPESPPPCPLHGGSRGPSAFLPEPPDTYEEDGGVYFSEGPEPPTASAGPPGLLPGDVCTRDDVPSTDESGSGLPKTKEAAPAVGEEDDDYQAYYLNAQDGAGGEEEKAEGGAGEEHDLFAGLKPLEQESRMEVLFACAEALHAHGYSNEASRLTVELAQDLLANPPDLKGKKNKVSTSRQTWVATNTLSKAAFLLTVLSERPEHHNLAFRVGMFALELQRPPASTKALEVKLAYQESEVAALLKKIPLGPSEMSTMRCRAEELREGTLCDYRPVLPLMLASFIFDVLCAPVVSPTGSRPPSRNWNSETPGDEELGFEAAVAALGMKTTVSEAEHPLLCEGTRREKGDLALALMITYKDDQAKLKKILDKLLDRESQTHKPQTLSSFYSSSRPTTASQRSPSKHGGPSAPGALQPLTSGSAGPAQPGSVAGAGPGPTEGFTEKNVPESSPHSPCEGLPSEAALTPRPEGKVPSRLALGSRGGYNGRGWGSPGRPKKKHTGMASIDSSAPETTSDSSPTLSRRPLRGGWAPTSWGRGQDSDSISSSSSDSLGSSSSSGSRRASASGGARAKTVEVGRYKGRRPESHAPHVPNQPSEAAAHFYFELAKTVLIKAGGNSSTSIFTHPSSSGGHQGPHRNLHLCAFEIGLYALGLHNFVSPNWLSRTYSSHVSWITGQAMEIGSAALTILVECWDGHLTPPEVASLADRASRARDSNMVRAAAELALSCLPHAHALNPNEIQRALVQCKEQDNLMLEKACMAVEEAAKGGGVYPEVLFEVAHQWFWLYEQTAGGSSTAREGATSCSASGIRVAGEAGRGMPEGRGGPGTEPVTVAAAAVTAAATVVPVISVGSSLYPGPGLGHGHSPGLHPYTALQPHLPCSPQYLTHPAHPAHPMPHMPRPAVFPVPSSAYPQGVHPAFLGAQYPYSVTPPSLAATAVSFPVPSMAPITVHPYHTEPGLPLPTSVALSSVHPASTFPAIQGASLPALTTQPSPLVSGGFPPPEEETHSQPVSPHSLHHLHAAYRVGMLALEMLGRRAHNDHPNNFSRSPPYTDDVKWLLGLAAKLGVNYVHQFCVGAAKGVLSPFVLQEIVMETLQRLSPAHAHNHLRAPAFHQLVQRCQQAYMQYIHHRLIHLTPADYDDFVNAIRSARSAFCLTPMGMMQFNDILQNLKRSKQTKELWQRVSLEMATFSP, encoded by the exons ATGGAGCTGATGTTTGCGGAGTGGGAGGACGGAGAGCGCTTCTCATTCGAGGATTCGGACCGTTTTGAGGAGGATTCGCTCTGTTCCTTCATCTCCGAGGCCGAGAGCCTCTGCCAGAACTGGCGGGGATGGCGCAAACAGTCAGCGGGGCCCAATTCCCCCACTGGCGGCGGTGGCGGAGGTGGCAGTGGCGGTACCAGAATGCGAG ATGGACTGGTGATTCCATTGGTGGAGCTGTCAGCAAAGCAGGTGGCATTTCACATCCCATTTGAAGTGGTGGAGAAAGTTTACCCACCGGTGCCTGAGCAGCTACAGCTCCGAATTGCTTTTTGGAGCTTCCCTGAGAATGAAGAGGACATTCG GCTGTATTCATGCCTGGCCAATGGCAGTGCAGATGAGTTTCAGCGAGGGGATCAGCTCTTCCGCATGAGGGCTGTGAAGGACCCACTGCAGATAG GGTTCCACCTGAGTGCTACAGTGGTGCCACCTCAGATGGTCCCTCCCAAAGGGGCCTACAACGTGGCTGTGATGTTTGACCGCTGCCGGGTCACTTCCTGCAGCTGTACCTGTGGGGCTGGGGCCAAATGGTGCACCCACGTCGTGGCACTCTGTCTCTTCCGCATCCACAAC GCTTCTGCAGTCTGCCTGCGAGCCCCAGTCTCAGAGTCCCTGTCCCGGCTACAGAGGGACCAGCTGCAGAAGTTTGCTCAGTACCTCATCAGTGAGCTCCCTCAGCAG ATCCTCCCCACAGCTCAGCGTCTCCTGGACGAACTCCTGTCTTCCCAGTCAACAGCCATCAATACAGTGTGTGGAGCTCCGG ACCCCACAGCAGGGCCCTCAGCATCGGACCAGAGTACTTGGTATCTAGATGAATCGACACTCACTGACAACATCAAGAAGACACTGCACAAGTTCTGTGGCCCCTCCCCTGTGGTCTTCAG TGATGTGAACTCCATGTATCTGTCTTCCACGGAGCCGCCAGCCGCTGCTGAATGGGCATGTCTGCTGCGCCCTCTGAGAGGCCGTGAGCCGGAGGGCGTCTGGAACCTGCTAAGCATCGTGCGGGAGATGTTCAAGCGGAGGGACAGCAATGCTGCCCCCTTGTTGGAAATCCTCACTGACCAGTGCCTCACCTATGAGCAG ATAACAGGTTGGTGGTATAGCGTACGTACCTCAGCCTCACACAGCAGTGCCAGTGGGCACACGGGCCGTAGCAACGGGCAGTCAGAGGTGGCAGCCCATGCCTGTGCCAGCATGTGTGACGAGATGGTCACACTGTGGAGGCTGGCCGTGCTGGACCCTGCACTCAGCCCCCAGCG GCGCCGGGAACTGTGTACGCAGCTGCGGCAGTGGCAACTGAAGGTGATTGAGAACGTCAAGCGGGGCCAACACAAGAAGACGCTGGAGCGGCTCTTCCCTGGCTTCCGGCCAGCGGTGGAGGCCTGCTACTTCAACTGGGAAGAGGCCTACCCACTTCCCGGTGTCACCTACAGCGGCACTGACAGGAAGctggcactgtgctgggcccGGGCCCTGCCCTCTCGGCCAGGTGCCTCCCGCTCTGGGGGCCTGGAGGAATCCCGGGACCGGCCCCGACCCCTTCCTGCTGAGCCAGCTGTGCGGCCCAAGGAGCCTGGGACCAAGCGAAAGGGCTTGGGTGAGGGGGTCCCCTCATCACAGCGGGGTCCCCGCCGCCTCTCAGCTGAAGGGGGAGATAAAGCTCTGCATAAGATGGGTCCAGGTGGGGGCAAAGCCAAGGCACTGGGTGGGGCTGGCAGTGGGAGCAAGGGCTCAGCAGGTGGCGGGAGCAAGCGACGGCTGAGCAGTGAAGACAGCTCCCTGGAGCCTGACCTGGCCGAGAtgagcctggatgacagcagCCTGGCCCTGGGCGCAGAGGCCAGCACCTTCGGGGGATTCCCTGAGAGCCCTCCACCCTGTCCTCTCCACGGTGGCTCCCGAGGCCCTTCCGCTTTCCTTCCTGAGCCCCCAGATACTTATGAAGAAGATGGTGGTGTGTACTTCTCAGAAGGGCCTGAGCCTCCCACAGCCTCTGCCGGTCCCCCTGGCCTACTGCCTGGGGATGTCTGTACCCGGGACGACGTCCCTTCTACAGATGAGAGTGGCAGTGGGCTTCCCAAAACCAAAGAGGCAGCCCCTGCAGTTGGAGAGGAGGATGACGACTACCAGGCGTACTATCTGAATGCCCAGGATGGGGCTGGGGGCGAGGAAGAGAAGGCCGAGGGCGGGGCTGGGGAGGAGCACGATCTGTTTGCTGGGCTGAAGCCGCTGGAACAGGAGAGCCGCATGGAG GTACTGTTTGCCTGTGCTGAGGCCCTGCATGCACATGGCTACAGCAATGAGGCCTCCCGTCTCACCGTGGAGCTTGCCCAGGATCTGCTAGCCAACCCACCCGACCTCAAG gGCAAGAAGAACAAGGTATCCACGAGCCGTCAGACCTGGGTGGCTACCAACACCCTGAGCAAGGCAGCTTTCCTGTTGACAGTGCTAAGTGAGCGTCCAGAGCACCACAACCTGGCCTTCCGAGTTGGCATGTTTGCCTTGGAGCTGCAGAGGCCTCCAGCTTCTACCAAGGCCTTGGAG GTGAAGCTGGCAtaccaggagtctgaggtggctGCCTTGCTCAAGAAGATCCCTCTGGGTCCGAGCGAGATGAGTACCATGCGGTGCCGGGCAGAGGAGCTTCGGGAGGGGACGCTCTGTGACTATCGGCCTGTGTTGCCTCTCATGTTGGCCAGTTTCATCTTTGACGTTCTCTGTGCTCCAG TGGTTTCTCCCACAGGTTCCCGGCCCCCAAGTCGCAACTGGAACAGCGAGACACCTGGGGatgaggagctgggatttgaagcaGCAGTTGCTGCCTTGG GCATGAAGACAACAGTGAGCGAGGCAGAACATCCCCTCTTATGTGAAGGTACACGTCGGGAGAAGGGTGACCTGGCATTAGCACTAATGATCACTTACAAGGACGACCAGGCCAAGCTTAAGAAG ATCTTAGACAAACTCTTGGACCGAGAGAGCCAGACACATAAGCCACAGACGCTGAGTTCTTTCTACTCATCTAGCCGCCCAACCACAGCCAGCCAGAGGTCTCCTTCAAAGCACGGGGGCCCATCTGCCCCAGGGGCCCTGCAACCACTGACCTCAGGCTCTGCAGGGCCTGCTCAACCAGGGAGTGTGGCAGGGGCTGGGCCAGGCCCCACTGAGGGCTTCACAGAGAAGAATGTGCCTG AGAGTTCCCCACATTCCCCCTGTGAGGGTCTTCCATCTGAGGCAGCTTTGACCCCCAGGCCAGAAGGGAAGGTTCCTAGCCGGTTGGCACTTGGCAGTCGTGGAGGCTATAATGGACGGGGATGGGGGTCTCCAGGACGGCCTAAGAAGAAGCACACAG GCATGGCCAGCATTGACAGCAGTGCCCCTGAAACAACATCGGATAGCTCCCCGACCTTAAGCCGGAGACCACTTCGAGGGGGCTGGgcccccacctcctggggtcgAGGTCAGGACAGTGACAGCATTAGCAGCTCTTCTTCGGACTCCCTGGGCTCCTCATCCTCCAGTGGAAGTCGCCGGGCCAGTGCCAGTGGAGGAGCCCGGGCAAAGACTGTTGAAGTTGGCAG GTACAAGGGCCGCCGCCCCGAGAGTCATGCCCCCCATGTACCCAATCAGCCATCAGAGGCAGCTGCACACTTCTACTTCGAGCTGGCGAAGACAGTGCTGATCAAGGCAGGGGGCAACAGCAGCACTTCCATTTTCACACATCCATCTTCCTCAGGGGGCCACCAGGGTCCTCACCGCAACCTGCACCTTTGCGCCTTCGAGATTGGGCTTTATGCCCTTGGCCTGCACAACTTTGTTTCTCCCAACTGGCTCTCACGTACTTATTCTTCTCACGTTTCCTGGATTACAG GCCAGGCCATGGAGATAGGCAGCGCAGCCCTGACTATACTGGTAGAATGCTGGGATGGGCACCTGACACCCCCTGAGGTTGCATCCCTGGCTGACAGGGCATCACGGGCAAGAGACTCCAATATGGTGAGGGCAGCAGCAGAGCTGGCCCTGAGCTGCCTGCCTCATGCCCATGCATTGAACCCTAATGAGATCCAGCGGGCCCTGGTGCAGTGCAAGGAACAG GACAACCTGATGTTGGAGAAGGCCTGCATGGCAGTGGAAGAGGCAGCTAAGGGTGGGGGAGTGTACCCTGAAGTGTTGTTTGAGGTTGCTCACCAGTGGTTCTGGCTATATGAGCAAACTGCAGGTGGCTCATCCACAGCCCGTGAAGGGGCTACAAGCTGTAGTGCCAGTGGGATCAGGGTAGCTGGGGAGGCTGGGCGGGGTATGCCTGAGGGTAGAGGGGGCCCAGGGACTGAGCCGGTTACAGTGGCGGCGGCAGCAGTGACAGCAGCAGCCACAGTGGTGCCCGTCATCTCGGTGGGGTCTAGTTTGTACCCGGGTCCAGGACTGGGGCATGGCCACTCCCCTGGCCTGCACCCCTACACTGCTCTACAGCCCCACTTGCCCTGTAGCCCTCAGTACCTCACTCACCCAGCTCACCCTGCCCACCCCATGCCTCACATGCCCCGGCCTGCCGTCTTCCCTGTGCCCAGCTCTGCATACCCACAG GGTGTGCATCCTGCATTCCTGGGGGCTCAGTACCCTTATTCAGTGACTCCTCCCTCACTTGCTGCCACTGCTGTGTCTTTCCCCGTCCCTTCCATGGCACCCATCACAGTACATCCCTACCACACAGAGCCAGGGCTTCCACTGCCCACCAGTGTGGCCT TGAGCAGTGTCCATCCAGCATCCACATTTCCAGCCATCCAGGGTGCCTCACTGCCTGCCCTGACCACACAGCCCAGCCCTCTGGTGAGCGGAGGTTTTCCACCACCCGAGGAGGAGACGCACAGTCAGCCAGTCAGTCCCCACAGCCTGCACCACCTGCATGCTGCCTACCGTGTCG GAATGCTGGCACTGGAGATGCTGGGTCGCCGGGCACACAACGATCACCCCAACAACTTCTCCCGCTCCCCCCCCTACACTGATGATGTCAAATGGTTGCTGGGGCTGGCAGCAAAGCTGG gaGTGAACTACGTGCACCAGTTCTGTGTGGGGGCAGCCAAGGGGGTGCTGAGCCCGTTTGTGCTGCAGGAGATCGTCATGGAGACGCTGCAGCGGCTGAGTCCCGCTCATGCCCACAACCACCTGCGTGCCCCGGCCTTCCACCAACTGGTGCAGCGCTGCCAGCAGGCATACATGCAG TACATCCACCACCGCTTGATTCACCTGACTCCTGCGGACTACGACGACTTTGTGAATGCGATCCGGAGCGCCCGCAGCGCCTTCTGCCTGACGCCCATGGGCATGATGCAGTTCAACGACATCCTACAGAACCTCAAGCGCAGCAAACAGACCAAGGAGCTGTGGCAGCGGGTCTCACTCgagatggccaccttctccccCTGA